Below is a genomic region from Corallococcus macrosporus.
GGCGCGAACCGGAAGGTCGTCTTCCACGAGGTGACCGAGAGCGACTACCCGGCGCTCCAGCAGTCCAGCACCTATCCCATCGCGCTGGCCTCCAAGATGATCGAGGTCGCCAGCTACGAGCGCCTGGACATCCTGCACGTCCACTACGCGGTGCCGCACGCCACCGCCGCGTGGATGGCGCGCGAGGTGCTGGGCCCCAGGGCGCCGCGCGTCGTCACCACGCTGCACGGGACGGACACCACGCTGGTGGGAATCGACCCCAGCTACCTGCCGATTACACGCTTCTCCATCCTGCGCAGCGACGCGGTGACGGTGCCGTCGGCGTACCTGCGCCGCGCGACGTGGCAGGGCTTCGACATCCCCGAGAGCGTCCCCATCGACGTCATCGCCAACTTCGCGGACACCGCGCGCTACGCCCCGATACGCGACCGCGCCTGCCTGCGCGCCCTCTTCCCGGACCTGCGAGACACCGAGCCGGTGCTCATCCACGTCTCCAACTTCCGGCCGGTGAAGCGCATCACCGACGTGGTCGCCATCTTCACCGAGGTCCACCGCCAGCGTCCCTGCCGGTTGGTGATGGTGGGAGACGGTCCGGAGCGCTCCCCCGCCGAGCGGACGCTGCGGGAGAAGGGCCTGGAGGACCGCGTCGCGTTCCTCGGCAAGCAGGACCGCTTCGAGGAGCTGGTCGCCGCCTCCGACGTCTTCCTGCTCCCCAGCGAGCAGGAGAGCTTCGGGCTGGCCGCGCTGGAAGCGTTGAGCTGCGGCATTCCCGTGGTGGCCAGCGACCTGGGCGGAATCCCGGAGCTCGTCACGCATGGAGAGACGGGCTTCCTGGCGCCGCTGGGGGACGTCCCCGCCATGGCCCGGCACGTGCTCACGCTGGTCGAGGACGCGAAGCGCTGGCAGGCCTTCTCACACCGCGCGCGGGAGCGGGTCCTGGACCGCTTCCAGAAGGACCCCGCCATCGACCGCTACGAGGCGCTCTACCGCCGGCTCCTGACGGGGCCCCTCGAACGCTGAGGAGCCCCGGGAGCACGAGCGGGCTACTTCTTGTTCTTCCAGTCCGCCAGCGCCTTGGAGACCTGATCCTTGGCGAAGAAGTTCGGGTCCTTCTGTCCCAGGTCCCACGCGGTCTGCGCGGCCTTGCGGGCCTCGGCGTACTTGCCCATCTGCGCCAGGACGCCGGCGCGGGTCCAGTGGGCGTACCAGGTGGGGTTGGTGGCCACGGCCGCGTCGGCGTGCTTCAGCGCGGCGGCGGGGTCCTTGCCGGCGCCCGCCAGATAGGAGGCCGCGCTCGTGTGCATGCTGGCCGCGCTCTTCTCCCCCTGCTCGATGTTGGCCTTCACCAGGGCGGCGGTGTCCACCTTGATGGGCACGGAGACGCGCAGCTTCTCCCACTCCAGGTCCAGCCGCGTGCCGGTGTCCGTGGTGTCGGAGAAGAGGTACGTCAGGCGCTCGCGCGCCGGAATCTCCGTGGTGGTGGCGCTCACCGAGGCCACGTC
It encodes:
- the bshA gene encoding N-acetyl-alpha-D-glucosaminyl L-malate synthase BshA; the protein is MNAPLNVAITCFPTFGGSGMVATEIGLAMADRGHRVHFIARDLPVRLHGANRKVVFHEVTESDYPALQQSSTYPIALASKMIEVASYERLDILHVHYAVPHATAAWMAREVLGPRAPRVVTTLHGTDTTLVGIDPSYLPITRFSILRSDAVTVPSAYLRRATWQGFDIPESVPIDVIANFADTARYAPIRDRACLRALFPDLRDTEPVLIHVSNFRPVKRITDVVAIFTEVHRQRPCRLVMVGDGPERSPAERTLREKGLEDRVAFLGKQDRFEELVAASDVFLLPSEQESFGLAALEALSCGIPVVASDLGGIPELVTHGETGFLAPLGDVPAMARHVLTLVEDAKRWQAFSHRARERVLDRFQKDPAIDRYEALYRRLLTGPLER
- a CDS encoding DUF2911 domain-containing protein, translated to MKTMRNPLFGRMASALMILSAMPALAQLKLPAPSPGAKVSQEVGVSEISIEYSSPAVKGRKIWGELVPNDKAWRSGANAATKITFSHPVTFGDKAVPAGSYAIVSLPSQKGWKVMLNTDLGLWRGAAPYDASKDVASVSATTTEIPARERLTYLFSDTTDTGTRLDLEWEKLRVSVPIKVDTAALVKANIEQGEKSAASMHTSAASYLAGAGKDPAAALKHADAAVATNPTWYAHWTRAGVLAQMGKYAEARKAAQTAWDLGQKDPNFFAKDQVSKALADWKNKK